The Drosophila sechellia strain sech25 chromosome 2L, ASM438219v1, whole genome shotgun sequence region TGCTGATGATCGGCCAGGCCAACACTTGGCAGCTTTATGGCTCAGATATTTGCAAATCTCCAGGTTCCGCAGCATCTTGAGCTGTTATTGTAGCTGTTCTCCTCTTGTTATTCTAGCTGATGATCTGCCATCATCTTCATCCCGCCAAGAGGAAGCTGCGAAGGCCGAGATACCCATACCCACTCTCCTCGACGCTCTCATCTTTCACAGCGTCGGCCGCGTGCCATGGTCGTTGGTTATTTATTTGAGTCAATGAGTTCACAactatttttctatttttccttAATGGCCTTTCCTTTTTCCACCCGCTCCCGCTTTCCACGCGATCCCCGCACAGCATTTTCCTTCGCTCGCTTGGCTGTTTTTCCGGGCAGGGAAGCGCCTTGTTGTCTTCACTTGATTGATGCTTTGATAATATGAAGTCGGCTGGCTTGTATTTTGGGCCTCTGTGGCCAAAAGGATTGTTATGATGGCCGGTGTGCTGCAAATGAGTTGAAgattatcttttattaattagcGTGGCGGAGGAATGTGGGTCAACGATGGAATTCAGTTGGATGATTGGGGCATCCTTTGTGGAGTGATTGGAATTGGGTGGTGGAATGCGGAGTAGATTGACGGTGAAATGCCGGAACTTTGGGCTTGAGTGAGTTGTTGATTGAAGAAAAATAGATGGGGGGAAGATGTATGAACGATATATTCATTAGTTCAGTTCGGTAGAATAAATTCTTGGGTAGCATTTCATGTTACTTCACGAATAAGATATGTTGTATGTGAAAATGAGTGCACCACACCTTGAATAAATACCTCAATCTGATATCCCCTTGAGTTATGTAGTATTTAATTACTTAGTTTTTCTCCCATCGAAGCTCTATTCGCCATCGATGATCGCCATGCTCGGAACCTTGTCAACACAAATCATGTTCTGTGGAGCGAAGAATTTCCTGATTAACTTCATCTGGGCAGGTACATACCAGCATAGTTATAAACGCCGCATAGCTCCGATTGGCAGCAATATACATATAGGAAATTAGCATAAGGCCGATCGATTCGCATAAGTCAGGCACGATGCCACGGAGATTGggcataattaaaatgttcatataaaataattaaccAAACTCAAATACACATGCAAAGTGCCGCTGTTAAATGGCTAAATAAACGTTTAGTTTATGGCTTATACCTTTTAACTAAACGAGACAACAACAGTTAAGCCGAATAAACAGTTTGATAAATTTATGCGAGCTGCGacaaaaaaaacggaaaaatgaataaaagaGCAAAATAATAAACGCGAAACTATAGCAGCTATAGCAACTTATTTTTTTAAGAGTGTTTAGGAGAGCTTTAACACCTCGGCGCCCCCAACGCCGTCCCCTTTTCGCCCCCTTAACCCTTCAACGGCAGCTGCTGCACATAATTGGCCCACAACTggagaaaaacaacaacatggAGCGATcgtaaacatttatttttcgtTTGGTTGTTGCAGGTGTGGCGGTTTATGCGCGTGTGtggtgtatctgtgtgtgtgtgtggaagaCCCGCCCGCCTTTGGACCGccggtgttgttgttgtttttgctgccgcCGCTGGCGAGTTTTTGTTTAAACGTTTTCAAATCGCACAGCGAAtgaaaacgaaagaaaaaatgaaacacATCGAAAGTGAGCATATAACGAAGCGCTACCCGGCAATGTTGTCGACGTATCAGAGCGCTCGTAGTGCCCCCATCCGATCCCCCATATACCACGCCATACACACTATACCCGCATCAGTCGCCACATCACATCACGTACTGCCCCCcgtccgatccgatccgatctgATCCCCTCCACTATTTCCGAGAGACTTTGCATGGCCGGTCGACCGGCCGACGACCATCGTATGGCACATCGGGCCGCGGAATCGTACACTTCAatgatataaataatatttaaataaatcatatttGAAAACAATAGTGTTCTAAAAGTCGTATGGAAGAAATACTTGATAGAACTTGAAGGATATCTTTGTTTTAAATGATTGATAAGGCAACACAATCTATTTTATGCAAACActattttgtaaaaaaaacagCACATCTCTGTAATATCTAATTGTTAATCACGGTATTTATattgtaaataattataaataatgttGTAACTTAAtacttaattaaatattaaagaagTCCTGCTGAAAGCCCAAGCAGCTATATCAATTGTTGCATAAGTTTAAAACTTGTGTCTAcaatgttaaaataaataaataaatagtatcACAATAAAGACAGCCTTTgttcattatatataaatatattgaataaaaataacaataaaaatatttcataatacaCCCCAACACAGTGTTCGAAATTTGAGTTAATAAAAGCTAATTTTAAGCAATTGGTAACTGAAATTGATAGTATTATTTTTCGGTGCATAGAGTCGGCTTTATACgcgctggtggccaccatggTTGTCGGTTCCACATTGCACCACTGGGTTTTAAAAGCGAAGAGTGTGCCCCAGCTGAAAAGATTCAGTTGGGTGGCTATCTGCCAGGAATGTGGAATGGCGGCAAAGAGACGAGCCGTAACGAACATGGCTATCTTTACGGCACCCAGCACTTTTAACTTTAATGGAAAGTCAAAGCAAACCTCCTAATGCAATGTTGGTTAGCTTAGGACACAAAAGTTTTTAAGACAATCCTGAAGCGCCTGAATAtcaatattttgaaatatttttaaagcagACCAGCACATCCCTAAGATACAAAGTCTGGAATTTATGGAATTTTTATGAAGTTCATATGTTTCGACATTCTTTTTTATATCagaaaattaaaagaatttaAAGTACGTAACCTGgccagaaataaaaatcagaTGTTTGACAGCCAGACACATTAGAACTATTTTACGTCATACTTActatttattcttttttttaattccatAAATAGATCAACCTTTTTCTGAACGAACCCACACTTAGCACGTATTATTCCATTCTTCTTGCTCAACACAAGCTATCTGTTTCTGCAGAACTATGGCACTCTTTATGTACACAAAAACAGTgggcatacacacacactgacgTAGTCGGGCATTCTACAATTGGCTCATTTGAGAATCGCTTGTTGCGTATCCAGAGCCAGAGACCTTCCCCTGTTtcccagatacagatacattcgggccacagatacggatacagcGGCGAACGGCGGTCGTTGTTTGTCGTCGTGTTGTCGTCGTTCGTTTCTAATTATACGATAGGAGCGCTATGAGCCATGAAACGTGCGAGGTCTGACCTTCTCGCAGAGCCTGCTGCCTTCGACTATATTGCACCAGTACATATTACAgtatattgtatattgtaTCTCGAcctgggcatgggcatgggcctgcatctgtatctgtatctctgaGCCTCCGAATGCATCTGGCCGCCTTATACTCGCAGGCGattattaaattttcagcGTTTGGCCGGCAAAAGGCTTCTGTGGTAGCAGCTGTTATTAACTTGGGCGCTTGCCTcttacatatttaattatttgggCGGGCCAGGTCTTTAAATTCTTGGGCGGGCCGGGACACTTGGCCTAATGCTTTCGGCCACAGCCCAGCCCAATGACCAACCTATTGGCCTTAATATCCGCTGTCGATCTGTCCATCTCTCGTCGTTGTGACTTGTTTAATTGTTAACGATTAACTGCCGTTAGGTGTTCGATTATAAAGATATATTATGAAGAAACTCCTTCTGCAAACCCCCTTTGGTTAGCCAATAAATACTTTGTGGGTTTATAATTACCATGTAATTTATGAAGCTTAAAGATATTATTCTCATAGCCAATTTATTTTCATGTTTCTGATACATTGCCGGTTGGATTAGTTTATACATTTTTCTCACAAGCCTAcaaatctaattttttttctttttacacCTTTTACATCTTGTGGTCCCATACGATTCCACGACCCACCTCTGACGATCCACTGTTCAATTGCTTTCCCAACGATCCATCTTTACCCATGTCACCGATTTGCCGATCCCCCACAACCGTCCACTGAAGATTAACCAAAGCGAAGAGCGcgacaaaaaaagaaatagaaaTCTGATATATTTGTCTAACATCTTCGGCATTAAGCTCACCCCCAGCTCAAAAACGCGAGATTTCCGCATTAGAAacgattttttaattattattttcagaCGCCTACACGCAAAACCGAAACTCGATGGCTTCGAGTGGATGCTCTGCTCAAATGTCAGGCTTATTAATACAACAGCACCAACAGATCTCTTCAAGCTTCAAGTGCTGGGGATTTGTGGCTGGGGTACGAGATGCGAGATCCGAGATCGAGTTGAGGACGCTGTGCATCTTTATGTGGGAGTGCGGGCTCCATTGATGACACGTCATTTGCTGGCATAGACATCTTCGTCAAATGTGTTAAGTTGCGCTAAGAGGGAAAACGAAAACAGGTCTTCCAGTTCAACGGCAAGAGTGTCAGTAAAATGTCATGGAAAGCCACTTAGCTGGGAGTTTTTgattatcgatttttttttctgaatCGGATTCGCAGCCTCCCCACATCCGCTATTGGAGGAAAACATATGCACGTGAAACAAGAAATCCGAAAAGGTAGCGATCAAACATTTGTCAATTTTCCTGCCCGGAGGTTGGTATTTGGTATTTGGATTTTGGTGCGATTGGTTCTAGCTCGCGGGCAATGCTCAATTACGGTTTTGATTTAAATCAGTCTACTGACCCCAAAAGTTCAGCTACGGAAATTGCAAATTTAATAATTGACTGGCTCAGAAAACTGTAAAACCCAAACCAGGGGGCTTATTAATGCGATAACCTTGGCTGATTTAATTTCTGCCGTCTATTCGCCGGGCCTGTGATTATCCAGCGAACAAGAAAACCAAACCAAGCCAAcccaaaacgaaaaaaaaacaaacagcgACTTCCAtaacaacaaaaggaaaatcaaAACTTGCACAATTTCGACACTAAACGGCGATGTCTGGGGCACTCTTCGAGTGCCTCCGAGCTGCCAGTTAGTCGCATATTTAATTAAGAGATTGAGTGCCGCAAATAGTGTTGAACAATGGCCAGCACGAGTCGCATCGACACTGCGAGAAATCCCTGCGACCAAAGGAAAACGGGAATTTGCTGGCATAGTCTTAGCTCTCGgtatccattgtcgtttaacAATTGGCGAAATATTTAGAGGTAAAGAAGTCTGCATGTTTTGCGAGCAAGGCTTTAGTTTCCTCGGTTTCCTCTCCCGGTTCCGGTTTTTGATTCTTGAACCTCAGAAAGCAGTCCTCGTAAATATCTCCCAAAAACTTTGTTCCCTTGGGCACTCTAttcttaatattaaatttctcTTCGTTCGGATTGAAGCATAACTCGTAGGCTGAAAAAGTGGCTCGTTGCTTAAAGGGTTCTGGAATGCAAAAACTCAGTAGGCAGTGCTTTATCAGGTTTAAGTCTTTCCGCTTTCCATCCATCACTCCAAATGCTCGTTTGCCCCGGTGGGTGAATACTATGTATCCGGTTACATGGTTTTTGTGGCACTGTTGAAGAATTATATCACGAAATTGGTTCCTTGAAATTATATTGTAAAACTTAAACTCGGTCCTCAGTTGAATATCCTCACTGAACATCCAACTATAGGACCCTCTAAATGTCATTTCTTGTTTAGTTTGGCTGCAAGATATGCAAATAACTTAGGGTTATAATTTTGGCGtgtatgtttgtttttaaactaAATTGATTAAACTGATGATATACGCAAAGCATGATTATTggcattttttaaaattatcaaTTATCTAACAAGAAAAGATTATAAAAATACTTTATACGaaactatatataaatataaaagtataGAATTTTTAAACATTCAGAATTGGTTTTAAATGCTTACCTTTGGATGTATCAGTGATATACTCCGCTCAAATTTCTTGATTATATCATCAGCAGAGTAACTTGGGAAATCTGGatcatttattttcaaaaagcCGTGAAAACTCATATACTCAAATTTCAAATCCCAATAATGTCGCTGGAACTGGTGCTCCAACCGCAGCCAGAATTCTACCTATTAGCGTACGAAATGAGTGTGCCCGAAGATTCCGATGAGGCCCTGCTTTCAGCTGTGGCCCACAAAGCCGCTGAGCTGAAGGTGTGTGGCTACATCGCGCATACGCACTGTGGCCGCAAAGTGGGCGGCGAACTGGAGGGCAgctctgctggcctgcagatGATGGTCGAGTGGATGCAGGCCAGGAGCCAGGGGAACCATCTCGGGGACGGGGAGAAGATCAAAAGCCAGATGAAGGAGCCACGATTCTCGAAGTGGAAGCTGCAATCAGGGGCCCCCAAATACGATGTTTTCTTCTGCTGCTGAGTGCTGACGAGAGGAGTTGATTAAAAATCGCAAATTGCATTGGCCCCAGAATATTGTTTCGAGTGCATTTTCATCTCATAAACCATAACAATCAGTGTcggccgctgccgctgctgctgctgttgctgatgttgccgctgc contains the following coding sequences:
- the LOC6614588 gene encoding uncharacterized protein LOC6614588, with translation MSLELVLQPQPEFYLLAYEMSVPEDSDEALLSAVAHKAAELKVCGYIAHTHCGRKVGGELEGSSAGLQMMVEWMQARSQGNHLGDGEKIKSQMKEPRFSKWKLQSGAPKYDVFFCC
- the LOC116802309 gene encoding uncharacterized protein LOC116802309 gives rise to the protein MTFRGSYSWMFSEDIQLRTEFKFYNIISRNQFRDIILQQCHKNHVTGYIVFTHRGKRAFGVMDGKRKDLNLIKHCLLSFCIPEPFKQRATFSAYELCFNPNEEKFNIKNRVPKGTKFLGDIYEDCFLRFKNQKPEPGEETEETKALLAKHADFFTSKYFANC